A single region of the Mycobacterium lentiflavum genome encodes:
- a CDS encoding TetR/AcrR family transcriptional regulator, which translates to MTTGARRRVRDKDGKQRALLEAAAEVFAEAGYAAAATKEIARRADCSEAMLFHYFADKRGIFEQVVARQIADLVGEAEEQVVAALPARFEQYVEQLFFARLRIDDRNSGVPGWDISSRALSDPDFSVRVLQPNHARRTAVIAEGVRHYQAAGQIKTDVDADLLAELLANFIIFTTSLGPRWFGTEESDIRAQIELGSKIFAKGVSTSTAPSRGKRAGRAQRATRVRAAD; encoded by the coding sequence ATGACTACAGGCGCGCGGCGACGAGTTCGCGACAAGGACGGCAAGCAACGAGCTCTCCTTGAGGCTGCTGCGGAAGTCTTTGCCGAGGCGGGATACGCGGCCGCGGCGACGAAGGAGATCGCTCGTCGCGCCGACTGCTCCGAGGCGATGCTGTTCCACTACTTCGCAGACAAGCGCGGCATCTTCGAGCAGGTTGTTGCCCGACAGATAGCGGACCTCGTCGGTGAGGCCGAGGAGCAAGTCGTGGCGGCCCTGCCGGCGCGTTTCGAGCAGTATGTGGAGCAGCTGTTCTTTGCGCGGCTGAGGATCGACGACCGCAACAGCGGCGTTCCCGGCTGGGACATTTCCAGTCGGGCGTTGTCGGATCCGGACTTCTCGGTACGGGTACTGCAACCCAATCACGCGCGCCGTACGGCTGTTATTGCCGAGGGTGTTCGCCACTATCAAGCCGCCGGGCAGATCAAGACCGACGTCGACGCCGACCTGTTGGCCGAGCTGCTGGCCAACTTCATCATCTTCACAACGAGCCTGGGACCGCGCTGGTTTGGCACGGAGGAGTCGGATATCCGGGCGCAGATCGAACTGGGTTCGAAGATCTTCGCCAAAGGCGTCAGCACATCGACCGCGCCGTCGCGCGGAAAGCGTGCCGGGCGGGCCCAGCGGGCCACCAGGGTGCGCGCGGCTGACTAG
- a CDS encoding cytochrome P450 — protein MVSKSPEEHARNLDLRHEDFNDQEFLYEVYAVMRENGPFSHQDVPFLGPTPGGAWVATRYDDCYEILRDWRSFSSKPVGLEGNPMSFGDIVITLDPPRQQQLRKVLNPYFSPGRMKDLEPQVRAVTDGLIDNFIELGRGDLADVAWQQPGIVFFRYLLGMPVEDVPLYIETADLAINGDSEEVRNGSMTNLYLRVRDEIDKRRAEPPRDDLIDVLLAAEIDGEKLSFDDVVANVMLLVQAGLETTSSAMSFAFFYLGTHASERDRLVRNAELMPTAIEEFIRFAGSVHGLHRSVAEDVELSGQKFCPGETVVVNYAAANRDAREFDEPNKCILERQTNRHLGFGAGVHRCLGSNLARLEFRVGVEQTLHRIPDYAIPLGAKVDFHGNSVTRGYRALPVVFTPGTRVGQ, from the coding sequence ATGGTGAGCAAATCGCCGGAGGAGCACGCAAGGAACCTCGACCTTCGCCACGAAGATTTCAACGACCAAGAATTCCTCTACGAGGTCTACGCGGTGATGCGGGAGAACGGACCGTTCAGCCACCAGGACGTGCCTTTCCTGGGCCCTACGCCCGGGGGCGCGTGGGTGGCCACCCGCTACGACGACTGTTACGAGATCTTGCGCGACTGGCGCAGCTTCTCCAGTAAACCCGTTGGCCTGGAAGGCAATCCGATGTCGTTTGGCGACATCGTCATCACCCTGGACCCGCCGCGGCAGCAGCAACTGCGCAAAGTTCTCAACCCGTATTTTTCTCCGGGACGGATGAAAGATCTAGAGCCCCAGGTACGCGCGGTCACCGACGGGTTGATCGACAACTTCATCGAGTTGGGACGCGGCGACCTCGCCGATGTCGCTTGGCAACAACCCGGGATTGTGTTCTTCCGGTACCTACTCGGCATGCCCGTGGAGGACGTGCCGCTTTACATCGAGACGGCCGACCTCGCGATCAACGGTGACAGCGAAGAGGTCAGAAACGGCTCGATGACAAATCTCTACCTGCGCGTGCGCGACGAGATCGACAAGCGTCGTGCCGAACCGCCGCGCGACGACCTGATCGACGTCCTGCTCGCCGCCGAGATCGACGGCGAAAAATTGAGTTTCGACGACGTTGTCGCGAACGTGATGCTACTGGTGCAGGCGGGCCTCGAAACAACCTCTAGTGCAATGTCATTCGCATTCTTCTACCTGGGTACCCATGCATCCGAGCGGGACCGACTGGTCCGCAATGCCGAGCTGATGCCGACGGCGATCGAGGAATTCATCCGGTTCGCCGGGTCGGTGCACGGACTGCATCGTTCCGTCGCCGAAGACGTCGAGCTGAGCGGACAGAAGTTCTGTCCTGGTGAGACGGTCGTCGTGAATTATGCGGCCGCCAATCGTGACGCGCGCGAGTTCGACGAGCCGAACAAGTGCATCCTCGAGCGGCAGACCAACAGGCACCTCGGATTCGGCGCCGGCGTCCACCGCTGTCTGGGCTCCAATCTCGCCCGACTCGAGTTCCGGGTAGGCGTCGAGCAGACGCTCCATCGAATACCCGACTACGCCATTCCGCTCGGGGCAAAGGTCGATTTTCACGGGAACTCGGTCACTCGGGGCTACCGCGCGCTGCCCGTCGTGTTCACCCCCGGCACCCGCGTCGGCCAATAA
- a CDS encoding amidohydrolase family protein: MDKQDLQWMISVDDHIIEPPNLWVDRASAADRDRVPHVERIDGVDTWIYDQARASVLGILVAAHQKPAEYSPLPVNYDEMPRAYFDPVARIPDMDQDHVIAGLNFPFFPRFCGQMFAHLGDRDLGLKCVRAYNDFVIDEWCAAAPGRYIPTIIIPLWDTHLAVEETLRCAGKGAKAIAFSENLHPLGFPSIHSGAWDDFFAVVNETKMPLCTHIGSSSVSPTTAPDAPFGVQAVNINLNLANSTTDWLFSGKLQKFPDLKIVLAEGGIGWIPYLIERAEHVAADYQYLRANNWAVDPATMRLNPVPTNPEIFPESPRQLFRDHMYGCFIEDDFGAANLDAIGIDNVMIETDYPHTDSLWPNSLQAAHKALDGRSDLDKYKVLQGNARRVFDFEPAPYPALT; encoded by the coding sequence GTGGACAAGCAAGATCTTCAATGGATGATCTCCGTCGACGACCACATCATCGAGCCCCCGAACCTGTGGGTGGACCGCGCATCGGCCGCCGACCGCGACCGAGTGCCACACGTCGAACGTATCGACGGCGTCGATACCTGGATCTACGACCAGGCGCGCGCTTCGGTGTTAGGCATCCTGGTAGCGGCCCACCAAAAGCCGGCCGAGTACTCCCCGCTACCAGTGAATTACGACGAGATGCCCCGCGCCTACTTCGACCCGGTGGCCCGCATCCCCGACATGGACCAGGACCATGTGATCGCGGGATTGAACTTCCCGTTCTTCCCCCGTTTCTGCGGTCAGATGTTCGCCCACCTCGGTGACCGCGACCTCGGTCTCAAGTGCGTGCGGGCGTACAACGACTTCGTCATCGACGAGTGGTGCGCGGCAGCGCCCGGCCGCTACATCCCGACGATCATCATCCCGTTGTGGGATACCCACCTCGCCGTGGAGGAGACGCTGCGGTGTGCCGGCAAGGGCGCCAAAGCCATTGCCTTCTCGGAGAATCTGCATCCGTTGGGGTTTCCGTCCATCCATTCGGGCGCGTGGGACGACTTCTTCGCGGTGGTCAATGAGACGAAGATGCCGCTGTGCACGCATATCGGATCGTCGTCGGTGAGTCCCACCACGGCGCCCGACGCGCCGTTCGGGGTTCAGGCAGTCAACATCAACCTCAATCTGGCGAACTCGACCACGGATTGGCTGTTCTCGGGCAAGCTGCAGAAGTTTCCCGACCTGAAGATTGTGTTGGCCGAGGGCGGGATCGGCTGGATCCCCTACCTCATCGAGCGTGCCGAACACGTCGCCGCCGACTACCAATACCTACGCGCCAACAACTGGGCGGTCGATCCGGCAACGATGCGCTTGAACCCGGTGCCCACCAACCCCGAGATTTTCCCGGAGTCCCCGCGCCAACTCTTCCGCGACCACATGTACGGCTGCTTCATCGAGGACGACTTCGGGGCGGCGAATCTCGACGCCATCGGCATCGACAATGTGATGATCGAGACGGATTATCCGCACACCGACAGCCTCTGGCCCAACTCCCTACAGGCCGCTCATAAGGCGCTCGACGGGCGATCCGACCTCGACAAGTACAAAGTGCTGCAGGGTAATGCGCGCCGTGTCTTCGACTTCGAGCCCGCCCCATACCCGGCGCTGACGTAG
- a CDS encoding aldehyde dehydrogenase family protein has product MSDNALGTIDVIDPATEELIGRVVDGGPKQAAMAIEAARRAFDDGPWPWMSVRERARIIKRFAEILDERKAELRELIVAEIGSTGFITDLIQVGGAIEAAHYYGEFVEHDVTWVETPGGPVVSPTGLGGVTVVREPVGVVGVITPFNFPFSINIQKCLAALAVGCTVVLKPHPWTPMNALELAKVGEEAGLPPGVFNVVVGGAGVGEELCTHPGVDMIGFTGSTATGRRIREVSAATMKRAQLELGGKSAHIVLDDVTESDVAGIGFGQVLMHAGQACTVTSRLLLPEHLLDAYVEGVKNMAPMIPVGDPRDPATVVGPLIREQQRQRVESFVEAGLQEGARLVVGGKRPEHLARGFYYEPTAFVDCRNDMRLCQDEVFGPVLAVITYRSEDEAIRIANDSVYGLAGLVMTRNAAKGFNVARRVRTGTIMVQTVAPGVDLGTNPGGGQGPGWSLPARGMFNGGGPFGGFKQSGLGREQGRWGFEEYTELKSITMM; this is encoded by the coding sequence TTGAGTGACAACGCCCTTGGCACCATCGATGTCATCGATCCGGCCACCGAGGAGCTGATCGGAAGAGTTGTCGATGGTGGACCAAAGCAGGCCGCTATGGCGATCGAGGCCGCCAGGCGAGCTTTCGACGACGGGCCATGGCCCTGGATGTCCGTTCGGGAACGAGCACGAATCATTAAACGGTTCGCTGAAATACTCGACGAGCGCAAAGCGGAACTTCGAGAACTCATCGTCGCCGAGATCGGCTCGACCGGCTTCATCACCGACCTGATTCAGGTCGGCGGTGCTATCGAGGCGGCCCATTACTACGGCGAATTCGTCGAACACGATGTGACGTGGGTGGAGACACCCGGCGGGCCCGTAGTCTCGCCGACCGGTCTGGGCGGCGTCACGGTGGTCCGCGAACCGGTCGGCGTGGTCGGAGTCATCACGCCGTTCAACTTCCCTTTCTCGATCAACATTCAAAAGTGCCTGGCCGCCTTGGCCGTTGGCTGCACCGTAGTACTCAAGCCCCACCCGTGGACGCCCATGAACGCCTTGGAGCTGGCCAAGGTTGGCGAGGAAGCGGGCCTGCCGCCCGGGGTGTTCAACGTGGTCGTGGGAGGTGCGGGCGTCGGCGAGGAGCTGTGTACCCACCCCGGCGTCGACATGATCGGGTTCACCGGTTCGACGGCGACAGGTCGACGCATCCGCGAAGTATCGGCGGCAACAATGAAGCGCGCCCAACTCGAACTAGGAGGCAAGAGCGCGCACATCGTCCTCGACGACGTCACCGAAAGCGACGTTGCGGGAATAGGATTCGGACAGGTGCTGATGCACGCTGGGCAAGCATGCACCGTAACGTCGCGACTTCTATTGCCTGAGCATCTGCTCGACGCGTATGTCGAGGGAGTCAAAAACATGGCTCCGATGATCCCCGTCGGGGACCCGCGCGATCCCGCCACTGTCGTCGGCCCGCTGATCAGGGAGCAACAACGTCAACGAGTCGAGTCCTTCGTCGAGGCCGGGCTGCAGGAAGGCGCGCGGCTGGTGGTCGGCGGCAAACGTCCCGAGCATCTCGCACGCGGCTTCTACTACGAACCGACGGCATTCGTCGACTGCCGCAACGACATGCGGCTGTGCCAGGACGAGGTGTTCGGGCCCGTACTGGCGGTGATCACCTATCGCTCCGAAGACGAAGCCATCCGCATCGCGAACGACTCCGTGTACGGTCTGGCGGGTCTGGTGATGACCCGCAACGCCGCAAAGGGTTTCAACGTCGCGAGGCGGGTCAGAACGGGCACCATCATGGTGCAGACCGTGGCACCCGGTGTCGACCTGGGAACCAACCCCGGTGGCGGGCAGGGACCCGGCTGGTCGCTGCCGGCACGCGGCATGTTCAACGGCGGCGGCCCATTCGGCGGCTTCAAACAAAGCGGACTCGGCCGCGAGCAGGGGCGCTGGGGCTTCGAGGAATACACCGAGCTGAAATCAATCACGATGATGTAG
- a CDS encoding CaiB/BaiF CoA transferase family protein translates to MELLRDVRVLEVSLFSTDALGGHLADLGAEVIKVEPPGGGGFRGSAVSGGELQDSHWNRGKKSVAINLKTSEGQEAFRRLAASSSVVIDGLRYGTAHRLGFSYDDVVAVNSRVVYCVLNGMGSYGPYTRLATHGLSFDCFAGLSPPIIDADGTPRLSGSATGTTGVLAGPLYAAMGVLAALHAAGRDGKPQYIEVAQVDAAINWNFQHLGALANGQPTYGEGIRASLRYQYYRTRDRNYVVFNALEDKFWLRFCESLDRMDLYEPGRQQPPKDHEAEALLRNELTLIFQSRTRKEWTDFFIATDIAGAPAFLGADLFDDDHAKDRRLLYEQVQADGTRQRLMATCIKTKPDERFTPPAAPHVGQHTEELLTALAGYDAAGIKRLRSTGAI, encoded by the coding sequence GTGGAACTTCTCAGGGATGTCCGAGTCCTCGAGGTGTCACTGTTCTCCACCGATGCGCTGGGCGGCCATCTGGCCGACCTGGGCGCAGAGGTGATCAAGGTCGAGCCGCCCGGCGGCGGTGGTTTCCGCGGCTCGGCGGTGTCCGGCGGCGAACTGCAGGATTCGCACTGGAATCGCGGCAAGAAGAGCGTGGCAATAAACCTCAAAACGTCGGAGGGCCAAGAGGCTTTTCGCCGCCTGGCAGCATCGTCGTCGGTCGTAATCGACGGTCTCCGTTATGGAACCGCGCATCGCCTCGGTTTCAGCTACGACGACGTCGTCGCAGTCAACTCGAGGGTGGTCTACTGCGTGCTCAATGGTATGGGCAGCTACGGGCCCTACACCCGCCTCGCCACTCACGGGCTGTCCTTTGACTGTTTTGCCGGCTTGAGCCCGCCGATCATCGACGCGGATGGCACGCCACGGCTTTCGGGGTCGGCCACCGGGACGACGGGTGTTCTGGCGGGGCCGCTGTACGCAGCCATGGGCGTCCTCGCCGCGCTGCACGCCGCCGGGCGCGACGGCAAGCCGCAGTACATCGAGGTGGCGCAAGTTGACGCGGCGATCAATTGGAATTTTCAGCACCTTGGGGCTTTGGCGAACGGCCAACCCACCTACGGTGAAGGAATCCGCGCATCACTCCGCTACCAGTACTACCGAACTCGCGATCGTAACTACGTGGTGTTCAACGCCCTGGAGGACAAGTTCTGGCTGAGATTCTGCGAGTCACTCGACAGGATGGATCTCTACGAACCGGGACGCCAGCAGCCCCCAAAAGACCACGAGGCAGAAGCATTGCTGCGCAACGAGTTAACGTTGATTTTCCAGAGTCGCACACGCAAGGAGTGGACGGACTTCTTCATTGCGACCGATATCGCAGGCGCCCCGGCGTTTTTAGGGGCAGACCTGTTCGACGACGACCACGCGAAGGATCGCCGACTCCTCTACGAGCAGGTGCAGGCGGACGGAACGCGACAACGATTGATGGCAACGTGCATCAAGACCAAACCCGACGAACGGTTTACCCCACCGGCAGCGCCGCACGTGGGGCAGCACACGGAGGAATTACTCACCGCCCTAGCGGGCTACGACGCGGCCGGAATCAAGCGACTTCGTTCGACGGGCGCAATCTGA
- a CDS encoding TetR/AcrR family transcriptional regulator, producing the protein MPRGKTFDPEEKVDEALDLFWRRGCDAVSIQDLVEALELNRGSLYATYGDKEQLWRRALTRYCDQRRAYLSELLDDPTTPVLPRIRRLMLDTANPTAEGPHGCLIVNAITERTDDPATMDIVTGQISRVEDVLRKAFTRARSGGEIPAESSPRRLARFAVVTLQGLHVYDRALADPRKARDAVDVAMSAIRSGAVVDGPT; encoded by the coding sequence ATGCCACGCGGAAAGACTTTCGATCCAGAAGAAAAGGTCGACGAGGCCCTCGACCTGTTCTGGCGTCGAGGCTGTGACGCGGTCAGCATTCAAGACCTCGTCGAGGCCCTCGAACTCAACCGCGGCAGCCTCTACGCGACCTACGGCGACAAGGAACAGCTGTGGCGACGTGCGCTGACGCGCTACTGCGATCAGCGCCGCGCCTACCTGTCCGAGCTGCTCGACGACCCGACGACGCCAGTGCTGCCGCGCATTCGGCGCCTCATGCTCGACACGGCCAACCCCACCGCCGAAGGTCCCCACGGCTGCCTCATCGTCAACGCCATCACCGAACGCACCGACGACCCCGCCACGATGGACATCGTGACCGGCCAGATCAGCCGTGTGGAAGACGTGCTGCGCAAGGCGTTCACCCGGGCCCGATCTGGCGGAGAGATCCCCGCCGAATCCTCTCCTCGTCGACTTGCCCGGTTCGCCGTGGTCACGCTGCAGGGGCTGCATGTGTACGACCGTGCGTTGGCCGATCCGCGAAAGGCGCGTGATGCCGTCGACGTCGCCATGTCGGCGATCCGCTCCGGCGCCGTCGTGGACGGGCCGACCTGA
- a CDS encoding aldo/keto reductase: MEREAMEYTRFGNSGLTVSRLCLGTAPFGKQTDEHTAHDILDEAAAAGVNFLDTADGYPMGADLALVGRTEEIVGQWLRGKRDQFIVATKAGMPMGQAAWDRGGSRKHLLDAIDGSLARLGTDYVDLYQLHFDDPNTPLDETLDALDTIVRAGKARYVGVSNFLAYRLARTIGRSETLGLTRVASVQPRYNLLFRQIERELLPLAEEEGIAVIPFNPLAGGLLTGKYRAADQPEKGRFSAEVGQSFADVYRERYWHDRAFDTVGRLNEVASGIGESLAAVSIAWVLANPAITSVILGASHPDQLTDTLAAVDLALPDDLKVALDDISHGYRFGDAAR, translated from the coding sequence GTGGAGCGAGAAGCGATGGAATACACCAGATTCGGCAATAGCGGACTCACCGTCTCCCGGCTCTGCCTGGGCACCGCGCCGTTCGGCAAGCAGACCGATGAACACACAGCCCATGACATCCTCGACGAGGCCGCCGCGGCCGGGGTGAACTTCTTGGACACCGCCGATGGCTACCCGATGGGGGCCGATCTGGCATTGGTGGGCCGCACCGAAGAGATTGTCGGGCAATGGCTTCGCGGTAAGCGCGACCAGTTCATCGTCGCGACCAAGGCCGGTATGCCGATGGGCCAGGCCGCGTGGGACCGGGGTGGCTCGCGTAAACATCTCCTGGACGCCATCGACGGCTCACTCGCGCGACTGGGCACCGACTACGTCGACCTGTACCAACTGCACTTCGACGACCCGAACACTCCGCTGGACGAAACCCTCGACGCCTTGGACACGATCGTGCGGGCGGGTAAGGCCCGTTACGTCGGGGTGTCGAACTTCTTGGCCTACCGGCTGGCCCGCACCATCGGTCGGTCGGAAACGCTCGGACTCACCCGCGTGGCGTCCGTACAACCCCGCTACAACCTGCTGTTCCGCCAAATCGAACGTGAACTCTTGCCGCTGGCCGAGGAGGAGGGCATCGCGGTCATTCCGTTCAACCCGCTCGCCGGTGGGCTGCTCACCGGGAAGTACCGCGCCGCCGATCAGCCGGAGAAGGGCAGATTCTCCGCAGAGGTCGGGCAGAGCTTTGCCGACGTGTACCGCGAACGGTACTGGCATGACAGGGCTTTCGATACGGTTGGACGCCTGAACGAGGTCGCCTCCGGCATCGGGGAATCGCTTGCCGCGGTGTCGATCGCCTGGGTGTTGGCCAACCCCGCCATCACCTCGGTCATCCTGGGGGCCAGCCATCCAGACCAGCTGACCGATACCCTCGCCGCGGTCGACCTCGCGTTGCCCGATGACCTCAAGGTCGCACTCGACGACATCAGCCACGGGTACCGATTCGGCGACGCCGCCCGGTGA
- a CDS encoding RidA family protein, with amino-acid sequence MTITLTNPERLPKVDLHRQVSIATGSRLVFMAGQVAWDADGALVGEGDLAAQVEQCYLNIGAALAELGGSFDDIAKVTIYVVDWTIDKMPLVQDGRARACAKLGVDTLAPGTLIGVAALFVPEHLVEVEAIAVLD; translated from the coding sequence ATGACCATCACGTTGACCAATCCAGAACGCCTGCCCAAGGTCGACTTGCACCGCCAAGTATCGATTGCGACCGGTTCGAGGCTGGTGTTCATGGCCGGGCAAGTTGCCTGGGACGCCGACGGAGCGCTGGTCGGGGAGGGCGACCTCGCCGCCCAGGTCGAGCAGTGCTACCTCAACATCGGCGCCGCACTCGCTGAGCTTGGCGGCTCCTTCGACGACATCGCCAAGGTGACCATCTACGTGGTCGACTGGACTATCGACAAGATGCCCCTGGTGCAGGACGGCCGCGCCCGAGCCTGCGCCAAACTCGGTGTCGACACGCTCGCGCCGGGCACCCTGATAGGCGTCGCCGCGTTGTTCGTCCCCGAGCACCTCGTCGAGGTGGAGGCGATCGCAGTTCTCGACTAG